The Aeromonas veronii genome includes the window CGCCAGGCCCGCACGTACAAGAAGATGGCGAGGCCGATGCCGCCGAAGATCAAATACCACCAATCCTGCATGAAGCGGGAGATGGCGATGACGAAACGGGTGAAGGCGGGGAGCTCGGCCCCGAAGCTCTTGAAGATGTCTTCGAACTGGGGAATGACGAACAGCAGCAGGATGGAGGTCACTACGATGGCCACCAGGATGACCATGGTCGGGTAGAACATCGCCTTCTTGATCTTGGACTTGAGTGCTTCGCTCTTCTCCCGGTAGGTGGCGATCCGGTCGTAGATGGTCTCCAGCGCGCCGGAGTGCTCCCCCGCTTCCACCAGATCGCAATAGAGATCATCGAAGTGACGAGGATGGCGACGCAGCGCCTCGGACATGGGGGTACCGGTCTCCACATCGGCGGCAATCTGGCCTATCAGTTCGCGCACGGCGGCTTTTTCATGGCCGCGAGCGATGATCTGCAGACTCTGCACCAGGGGCACGCCGGCGGAAAGCATGGTGGTGATCTGGCGGGAGATGACGGCGATGTCCATGGGCTTGATCTTGGCGCCGCCCTTGGAAAACAACCCCTGACTCTGCTTGCTGACCTTGGTGACGTTGACGCCCTGCTTGCGCAGCTCGATTTTGACGGTGTTGATGCTGTCGGCCTGCAATTCGCCAGAGACTTTCAGCCCCTTGCGATTGACCCCGTGCCAGCGGAAGGAGAAGACTTTTTTCGGGGTGTTCTGTCTTTGCGCTAATGTGGCCATCACTGCATCCTGCAATTGGGCGGCGGTAGCCGGAGCGGATCCTCTGTCCGGCGTATCGTGCTGTCAGATTTTAATTCTGACCAGCTCATGATTCTTGAAATAAGTGGTTTTAAAACGCCACGCTAGTTTGTGGTTATTCTGTTTATTTCAGCCAGGCTGGTGACGCCCAACCGCGCCTTCTCAAGGCCCGAGGTTCTCAGATTGCGCATCCCCTCTTTCTGGGCAATGGCGGCAATCTGCAAGGAGTTGGCCCCCTGCATGATGAGCCTGGCGATATTGTCGGACATCAGCATGATCTCATAGATGCCGACCCGCCCTCTGTAACCCCCCGAACACTCCTTGCAGCCCACGGGTTTGAACAACCGCAGCCCCGCGATCAACTGTTGTTGGCTGAAACCGAGCTCCAGCAGCTCGTTCTCGGGGATCACCTCTGGCGCCTTGCAGTGTTCACACAGCTTGCGAGCCAGGCGTTGGGCCATGATGAGGGTCACCGAGGAGGCGATATTGAAGGCGGGCACCCCCATGTTCATCATCCGGGTCAGCGTCTCGGCCGCCGAGTTGGTGTGCAGGGTCGAGAGCACCAGGTGGCCGGTCTGGGAGGCCTTGATGGCTATCTCGGCGGTTTCCAGATCCCGGATCTCCCCCACCATGACGATGTCAGGATCCTGGCGCAGGAAGGAGCGCAGAGCGCTGGCGAAGGTGAGACCCGCCTTGGGATTGATCTGCACCTGATTGACCCCCGGCAGGTTGATCTCCACCGGATCCTCGGCGGTGGAGATATTGACCTCCAGCGTGTTGAGAATGTTGAGGCCAGTATAGAGGGAGACCGTCTTGCCCGAGCCGGTGGGGCCGGTCACCAGGATCATACCCTGGGGCTTGGAGAGGGCGTTCAGGTATTGGGCTTTCTGTCTGTCGTCGAAACCGAGTTGATCGATGTTGAGGCGCGCCGCCGACGAGTCCAGCAAGCGGATGACGATCTTCTCGCCCCACATGGTCGGCAGGGTGTTGACCCGCATGTCCATGGACTTGCTGCGGGACAGTTTCAGCTTGATCCGGCCATCCTGGGGCAGCCGCCGCTCGGCGATATCGAGCCTCGCCATCACCTTGAGGCGGGCGGCGAAGCGATTGGCCAGATTGACCGGCGGGGTGGCAATCTCGTGCAGTATGCCGTCGATGCGAAAGCGGATCCGGTACTTGGTTTCGTAGGGTTCGAAGTGCAGATCCGAGGCGCCACGCTTGATGGCATCCATCATGATCTTGTTGATGTACTTGACGATGGGGGCATCGTCATCCGCGGTGTTGACGCTCTCGTCGAGCCGCGAGCTCTCATCGGTGACTTCGAGCTCGGAGATCTCGGCCTCATCGATATGATCCATGCCGAGGGCATCCTGCTCACTCTCCATCAGCTTGGCGATGGCGGTGGTCAGCTTGCTCTCTTCGACCAGCAGGGCCTCGGTGTGCAGCCCGAAGCTGAATCCGAAATCCTCCAGCGCCGACACATTGGTCGGATCCGACATGGCGATATAGAGGGTGTGGCCCTGGGTGTAGATGGGCAGCACATGGTGCTTCTCAATCAGCTTCTGATTGAGGTATTTCTGCGGGATCTCGGCCAAGTCGAAGGCGGCAAGATCCAGCAGAGGTACCCCATATTCCAGTTCACAGAAATCGGCGAGGGCCTTGCTGTCGAGGATATCGTTTTCAATCAGGAAGGTCACAAAGGGTTTGCGCTGCGCCCTGGCCTGGCTCAGATAGCGTTGTGAGTCTGGCTCACTGAGGAGGGAAGAAGCGGCCAGGCTGGTGGCCAGGCCGCTATTGGGGCTAGAGGTCATGCGTTAGCAAATACCGGTGCTGGTGCAGGTACTGCCGCTAGCGGCTTGGGCCCAGATAACTTGGCCATTGTTGAAGCTTCCTTGCAGAATATAGGTATTCTCTGTGGAGGCAAAGGTAGAGGTTTTACCCGTAGCTGTAATATTTACAGCCGCACTGCTACCACCAATACTCACGGCAGAGACATAGCTATCTGCAGAGGATGATCCACTAACTGCTGCCGGGATACCGTTGGAACCTGCAGTGAAGCAGCTAGCTAAGCTCCCATCTCTTTGCGCACATACTTCGACAGCAGTTTTAAAAGCACCTGTTGCTGAGACTACTTCGGAGAACTTCGCCTTCTTGGTATAGGTCTGATACGCCGGCAGGGCGATAGCGGCCAGGATGGCGACGATCGCGACCACTATCATCAATTCAATAAGGGTGAAGCCCGACTGTTTCTT containing:
- a CDS encoding type II secretion system F family protein, which encodes MATLAQRQNTPKKVFSFRWHGVNRKGLKVSGELQADSINTVKIELRKQGVNVTKVSKQSQGLFSKGGAKIKPMDIAVISRQITTMLSAGVPLVQSLQIIARGHEKAAVRELIGQIAADVETGTPMSEALRRHPRHFDDLYCDLVEAGEHSGALETIYDRIATYREKSEALKSKIKKAMFYPTMVILVAIVVTSILLLFVIPQFEDIFKSFGAELPAFTRFVIAISRFMQDWWYLIFGGIGLAIFLYVRAWRSSQKVRDNTDKFVLSIPIVGSILHKAAMARFARTLSTTFSAGIPLVDALVSSAGASGNYVYRTAIMAIRNEVVAGMQINVAMRTVDLFPDMVIQMVMIGEESGAIDDMLSKVATIFEQEVDDMVDGLTSLLEPLIMVVLGVLVGGMVVAMYLPIFKLGSVIH
- the tapB gene encoding PilB family type IVa pilus assembly ATPase TapB — translated: MTSSPNSGLATSLAASSLLSEPDSQRYLSQARAQRKPFVTFLIENDILDSKALADFCELEYGVPLLDLAAFDLAEIPQKYLNQKLIEKHHVLPIYTQGHTLYIAMSDPTNVSALEDFGFSFGLHTEALLVEESKLTTAIAKLMESEQDALGMDHIDEAEISELEVTDESSRLDESVNTADDDAPIVKYINKIMMDAIKRGASDLHFEPYETKYRIRFRIDGILHEIATPPVNLANRFAARLKVMARLDIAERRLPQDGRIKLKLSRSKSMDMRVNTLPTMWGEKIVIRLLDSSAARLNIDQLGFDDRQKAQYLNALSKPQGMILVTGPTGSGKTVSLYTGLNILNTLEVNISTAEDPVEINLPGVNQVQINPKAGLTFASALRSFLRQDPDIVMVGEIRDLETAEIAIKASQTGHLVLSTLHTNSAAETLTRMMNMGVPAFNIASSVTLIMAQRLARKLCEHCKAPEVIPENELLELGFSQQQLIAGLRLFKPVGCKECSGGYRGRVGIYEIMLMSDNIARLIMQGANSLQIAAIAQKEGMRNLRTSGLEKARLGVTSLAEINRITTN
- a CDS encoding pilin, which produces MNRDMKKQSGFTLIELMIVVAIVAILAAIALPAYQTYTKKAKFSEVVSATGAFKTAVEVCAQRDGSLASCFTAGSNGIPAAVSGSSSADSYVSAVSIGGSSAAVNITATGKTSTFASTENTYILQGSFNNGQVIWAQAASGSTCTSTGIC